Genomic segment of Prochlorococcus marinus CUG1433:
CTTTGGATGGGATTTACAAGAATTAATTGATCAAAATAAGTTATTTATATTGGATGCTTCTCCTGATCCTGACGGCCAAGATGTGGCGGGCAACTTTGATTTGTCAGGTCTTATTGAGAGAATTAGTTACGCAATAAGAAAATATAAAGCCAAAAGAGTTGCAATAGATTCAATTACTGCTGTTTTTCAACAATATGACGCTATTTACGTTGTTAGAAGAGAAATATTTAGGCTGATAGCAAGATTAAAAGAAATAGGTGTAACTACTGTTATGACTACAGAAAGGGTTGATGATTATGGTCCTATTGCTAGATATGGAGTAGAAGAATTTGTTTCTGATAATGTTGTCTTATTAAGAAACGTTTTAGAGTCCGAGAAGAGAAGAAGAACGTTAGAAGTTTTGAAGTTAAGAGGAACTGTTCATATGAAAGGGGAATATCCATTTACTATGGGTATGGATGGAATAAGTGTGTTTGCTCTTGGAGCAATGAGACTTACGCAAAGATCTTCAAATATTAGGATTAGTTCTGGAGTTAAAGATCTTGATGATATGTGCGGAGGCGGTTATTTTCAAGATTCGATTATCCTCGCCACGGGCGCTACTGGTACAGGTAAAACAATGCTTGTATCAAAATTTGTTGAAGACGCTTATAACAACAATGAAAGAGCAATACTTTTCGCATATGAAGAATCGAGGGCTCAATTGCTTAGAAATGCTACGAGTTGGGGAATAGACTTTGAAAAGATGGAAAGTGATGGTTTATTAAAAATTATTTGTGCATATCCTGAATCAACTGGTTTGGAGGATCACTTGCAAATTATAAAAACGCAAATTAATCAATTTAAACCAAAAAGAATGGCAATAGACTCTCTTTCTGCATTAGCCAGAGGTGTAAGTTTGAACGCATTTAGACAGTTTGTAATTGCAGTGACGGGTTATACAAAACAAGAAGAGATAGCTGGCTTTTTTACTAACACTGCAGAGGAATTTATGGGAAGCCATTCTATTACTGATTCTCATATCTCAACAATTACAGATACCATATTACTGCTCCAATATGTTGAAATAAAAGGAGAGATGGCTAGAGCTTTAAATGTTTTTAAAATGCGAGGATCATGGCATGATAAACGAATAAGAGAATTTATTATTACTAATCAAGGGCCTGAAATAAAGGATTCTTTTTCCAATTTTGAACAGATTTTTAGCGGCGCCCCTCATAGAGTTGTTCCCGATCAAAATGTTCAAAATATTTTTAAAGGATTAGATAATAATTAGATAATTTCGATAATTTATAATCCTGAAAAAGTATCTGTATTATTAATAGTTTGAGTCAATAATTCATCTTTATCAGATTGTGCCAAGGCCAAATCAAACCAAAATGTTGTTCCTACTCCTAATTCACTAGCCATACGAATCTCTCCTCCATGTTTCTCAATTATTCCTCTAACTATAGATAGACCTAAACCCGTTCCCTGCTCAGTATGAACGGAATTTTCGACCCTATAAAAACGATCAAATATCTTTTCTTGGTCCGCCTGAGATATCCCTGAACCAGTGTCAGCAATCTCAATTCTTACTTTTGGTAATGGTGAAACCAACTCACATTGTGGTGCTCCATTGTCGCTATTGCTTGGCGGGAATGCAGGACAGGAATCCGGCCAGGTATAAGCTCTAATCATTAGGTTGCTGTTTTTGGGACTAAATTTCAACCCATTACCAAGCAAATTATCAAAAACTTGCAAAAGTAAATCAAAATTCCCAAGAATTGAAGGGATAGTTTCTTCAATATCATGAGCTAATGAAACATTTTTTTCTATGGCATTAAGTTTGTAATTCCTAAGAGCCTGCTCTATTGCTGGCTTTATATCCATTTCCTCTAGTTGAATTATTTTACCTGACTCCAATCTTGATAAATCTAATACATCGTTAACGAGTCTTGTGAGCCTATCAGTCTCTGAATTTGCAATACCTAGAAATTCGAGTTGTTCTTCATTAGTGAGCTGATCTTTTAAGTCATGCAAAGTTTCTACGTAACTTTTAATATTAAAAAGGGGTGTCCTTAGTTCATGGGAAACGTTGCTAATAAATCTGTTTTGTGCCGCATTTAATTCAACCTCTCTAGTTAAATCCTGAATGGTGACAGCAATTCCCTTTAATTCTACTTTGTTTGTATCTAGAACTGATTGTAAAACAATTCTTAAAGTTCTAGCTGGCTCTCCAAGGCTAAATCTCAAATCATCTTTCTCTTTTTCTCTATTAAAAATAGATTCTATATTTGTATGTAAGTCATTTGATAAAATTTCGGGTATCTCATTTAAAAAATATTTTCCTTCTAAAAATCTTCCTTCCCAACGAAATAATCTTTTTGCTGTTGGATTAGTTAGTACAATCTTTCCCTCAGAGTCTAATAGTATTGCACCATCAGCCATAGTGGCAATTAATGATTGTTGTTTTATTTGAGCTGCTTTGAGTTCTTCGATATTTGCCTCGTCATAATTTTCTAGCTGAGTTGCCATTCTGTTAAATCCATTTAAAAGTTCTCCTAGATCTCCTGTCATAGGTAGAGAAATTCTGGATTTAAAGTTTCCTTTCGAAATTTCCCTAACGCCTCTTACTAATTCTCTTACCGGCCTTGTTATTGTTAGTGCATTAAAGACAGCACCAAGTATTACTAAAACCCAAATAGAAATAAAGACTGCTATTGTAACTTCTCTTGTTAGAGCAGCACTTGCTAAAGCTTTTTTATTTGGAGTAACTCCTAAAGCTAAAGTTCCAAGATATTTCCCTTTCCACAACATTGGTACAAAAACATCTGTTACTTGGCCTTGAGGTGTAACATGCTGCCTGACAAGAGGAAATTGGGGTCTTTTTTTTAATTCTGATGGTAATTTCAGCCTTCTAGTTAGCTGGAACTGATTATCAGAACTTGTTGGAGTAGCACTGATTGGTATACCAAGTTGAACTATGTCTTCAGCATCAGTAAAAAATATGTATCGTAGATTTCGACTTGATCTCCAAAACTTTTCAGCTACATTTGCAATCTCCTTTTTTTGGTTATTTGCAACTAATTCTGTGACATTGCCTGATAATAACAAACCAAGATCTCGAGCATATCTAGTATCGTTCATTCCTGCATCTCTCTGAATACTATTTAATGCAAAAAAAGTTATCCCTGTCATTAGTAGGCTTACGACGAGAGTTGCTATGGCTAACAATTTTGTTCTTAAGCTAAACCCACTCCACCAAGCAAGTAATCTATTAGTCCAATTGTTATTATCAAGATCTTCAGAATCAGTGATGCTATATTGTCTACCTTCTTGATTATTTGTATCTACCATATGATTAATTCCCCATAGACAAGTTTTTTCTCACTTGGTGGCCAATATCATTCCTAAAATAAATACCATCAAAATTTATTTCTTTTAAATTCTTGTAAGCTTTCTCAAAAACCATATCGAAATCTTTGTCTTGACAGACAATACTTAAGACTCTCCCTCCATCAGTTAGTAATTCCCCAGTTTTACTTAAAGAAGTACCTGAATCAAAAATTTGACAATCACTCGTGTCAATATTTCCTATTGTAATTGGTAATCCAGTTTTATATTCATGAGGATACCCTTTTGAGGTAGCTATCACACAACCACTAACTTTATTAGAAGTATCAATTCTTTCGTTGCCACTTAAATTTCCCATTGAACATTTATCTAAAAGAAATACAAAATTTTTGTCCATCAAAGGCATTATCGTCTGACATTCTGGATCACCAAATCTACAGTTATATTCTATTACTTTGGGACCGGATTTTGTGATCATTAATCCAAAATAAATTACACCTTTATAGTCAATATTTTTTTTATTTAGTTCATTTATTGTTGGTTCAATTATCTCTTTAATAATTCTATTAAGATAATCTTCTGATATTAGCGGGGCAGGTGAATAAGCCCCCATCCCACCTGTATTTGGGCCTTTATCTTTCTCATTAAGACGTTTGTGATCCTGCGCGGTTGGAAGTAATACATATCTTTCCCCATCACATAAAGCGAAAACTGATACTTCTGGGCCCTCAATCTTTTCTTCTAAAACTACTATATTCCCTGAATCTCCAAACTTGCCACTGAAGATTGTTTCTGTGGCTCTTAAACATTCATCTTTTGAATCAGGAATAAAAACACCTTTACCCGAAGCTAGACCATCCGCTTTCACTACTAGTGGAGTAGTTGATAAATCAATAATTTTTTTGGCTTGTTCTAGAGAATTTACTTTCCAAAATTTTGCGGTTGGAATATTTGCGTCTTGCATAAATTCTTTTGCCCAAGACTTGCTATATTCTAATTTGGCTCCATTTTTACAGGGTCCAAATACTTTAAATTCTTTTTTGCGAAGAAAATCTGCTAATCCATCTGCTAAAGGTATTTCTGGACCTATGACAATTAAATCTATTTTATAAATTTGAAGCTTTTTTACTAAATCTTTTTTATTGTTCACATCAATTTTTATTTTTTCACATTTATTTATTCTTGCTGATCCAGCGTTGCCTGGCATTAAATAAACTTTTTTAACTAATTCATTTTTTTGAATGGCCCAAGCCAACGAATTTTCTCTCCCACCATTACCAATAATTAAAATATTTTCTAATTTACTGAGTTTCTTAGAACTTGTTGAATTTATATTCATAAATTTATTTCATGAAGGTCATTAGGTTTCGATGAATAATCAGTTAAAATAGAACTAATTGTTTGAAAGCAGTTCTCTAATTAATATGTTAATTAAAAATAATACTTTTAGTAATTAAATGGGGTCTTAAATTTATGAATAATAAATATAAATTGATCTATGAAGGTAAAGCAAAAAAAGTTTTTTCTCATGAAGATGAAGATAAAGTAATTATTGAATTTAAAGACGATGCTACAGCTTTTAATGCTTTAAAAAAAGCTAAATTTTTGGGGAAAGGCAAATTAAATTGCCTCATAAGTGCAAGAATTTTTGAACTGCTTATAAAGAATAATATTCCAACTCATTTTCTTGAACTTAAAAGTGAAAATACAATAATTGCACAAAAAATGAAAGTAATTCCCTTGGAAATTGTTCTAAGGAATACTGCTTATGGCTCTTTGTGTAAACAAACTACTATTAAACCGGGAACGGTCTTGGCTAAACCATTAATTGATATTTATCTTAAAAATGATGAACTTAATGACCCACTAATTACAAAAGATAGAATTGAATTAATGAACATACTAAGCTCTAAAGATTTAGACCTGATAATAGATTTAACTTTAAAAGTTAATGATATTCTTAAAAGCTTCTTTAAAAAAAATCAGCTAAACCTTGTAGATTTCAAGCTGGAGTTTGGTTATGATATGAAAAATAATATTCTTTTAGGGGACGAAATAAGTCCTGATAATTGTAGATTATGGGATATGAATCAGAAAAATGATATGATAGTAAGCTTAGACAAAGATAGATTTCGAAATGATTTGGGTGGTTTAATTGAAGCTTATAGTGAAATCAACCGGAGAATAAATGATTCCAATTAACTCTGTCAATAAATAATGTTT
This window contains:
- the kaiC gene encoding circadian clock protein KaiC codes for the protein MKDKKFGKSNKMQVQKLPTGIEGFDDVCRGGLPVSRSTLVSGTSGTGKTVFSLQYLHHGICNFDEPGIFVTFEESPLDIIRNAASFGWDLQELIDQNKLFILDASPDPDGQDVAGNFDLSGLIERISYAIRKYKAKRVAIDSITAVFQQYDAIYVVRREIFRLIARLKEIGVTTVMTTERVDDYGPIARYGVEEFVSDNVVLLRNVLESEKRRRTLEVLKLRGTVHMKGEYPFTMGMDGISVFALGAMRLTQRSSNIRISSGVKDLDDMCGGGYFQDSIILATGATGTGKTMLVSKFVEDAYNNNERAILFAYEESRAQLLRNATSWGIDFEKMESDGLLKIICAYPESTGLEDHLQIIKTQINQFKPKRMAIDSLSALARGVSLNAFRQFVIAVTGYTKQEEIAGFFTNTAEEFMGSHSITDSHISTITDTILLLQYVEIKGEMARALNVFKMRGSWHDKRIREFIITNQGPEIKDSFSNFEQIFSGAPHRVVPDQNVQNIFKGLDNN
- a CDS encoding HAMP domain-containing protein, whose protein sequence is MVDTNNQEGRQYSITDSEDLDNNNWTNRLLAWWSGFSLRTKLLAIATLVVSLLMTGITFFALNSIQRDAGMNDTRYARDLGLLLSGNVTELVANNQKKEIANVAEKFWRSSRNLRYIFFTDAEDIVQLGIPISATPTSSDNQFQLTRRLKLPSELKKRPQFPLVRQHVTPQGQVTDVFVPMLWKGKYLGTLALGVTPNKKALASAALTREVTIAVFISIWVLVILGAVFNALTITRPVRELVRGVREISKGNFKSRISLPMTGDLGELLNGFNRMATQLENYDEANIEELKAAQIKQQSLIATMADGAILLDSEGKIVLTNPTAKRLFRWEGRFLEGKYFLNEIPEILSNDLHTNIESIFNREKEKDDLRFSLGEPARTLRIVLQSVLDTNKVELKGIAVTIQDLTREVELNAAQNRFISNVSHELRTPLFNIKSYVETLHDLKDQLTNEEQLEFLGIANSETDRLTRLVNDVLDLSRLESGKIIQLEEMDIKPAIEQALRNYKLNAIEKNVSLAHDIEETIPSILGNFDLLLQVFDNLLGNGLKFSPKNSNLMIRAYTWPDSCPAFPPSNSDNGAPQCELVSPLPKVRIEIADTGSGISQADQEKIFDRFYRVENSVHTEQGTGLGLSIVRGIIEKHGGEIRMASELGVGTTFWFDLALAQSDKDELLTQTINNTDTFSGL
- the purD gene encoding phosphoribosylamine--glycine ligase gives rise to the protein MNINSTSSKKLSKLENILIIGNGGRENSLAWAIQKNELVKKVYLMPGNAGSARINKCEKIKIDVNNKKDLVKKLQIYKIDLIVIGPEIPLADGLADFLRKKEFKVFGPCKNGAKLEYSKSWAKEFMQDANIPTAKFWKVNSLEQAKKIIDLSTTPLVVKADGLASGKGVFIPDSKDECLRATETIFSGKFGDSGNIVVLEEKIEGPEVSVFALCDGERYVLLPTAQDHKRLNEKDKGPNTGGMGAYSPAPLISEDYLNRIIKEIIEPTINELNKKNIDYKGVIYFGLMITKSGPKVIEYNCRFGDPECQTIMPLMDKNFVFLLDKCSMGNLSGNERIDTSNKVSGCVIATSKGYPHEYKTGLPITIGNIDTSDCQIFDSGTSLSKTGELLTDGGRVLSIVCQDKDFDMVFEKAYKNLKEINFDGIYFRNDIGHQVRKNLSMGN
- a CDS encoding phosphoribosylaminoimidazolesuccinocarboxamide synthase is translated as MNNKYKLIYEGKAKKVFSHEDEDKVIIEFKDDATAFNALKKAKFLGKGKLNCLISARIFELLIKNNIPTHFLELKSENTIIAQKMKVIPLEIVLRNTAYGSLCKQTTIKPGTVLAKPLIDIYLKNDELNDPLITKDRIELMNILSSKDLDLIIDLTLKVNDILKSFFKKNQLNLVDFKLEFGYDMKNNILLGDEISPDNCRLWDMNQKNDMIVSLDKDRFRNDLGGLIEAYSEINRRINDSN